In Aquisalimonas asiatica, the sequence AGCATCCGGGCCCCCCGGCCCGCCGCGCTGGCGCGTCAGCGCCGCCGACGGGTCGCGTCATCCGAGTCACAGCGTCCGCGGGTCCGGGCCGCTTTCGGTGGCCGTGATCCACCGGTGCCCAGTACCCGGATCACGTCATTTCTCTTTGACAACATCGAGGGAGCCGCATGTTCAACAGCGACCTGAACATCGCCAGCTTTGATCCCGAGCTCTGGGATTCCATTCAGAAGGAAACGCGTCGGCAGGAAGAGCACATCGAGCTCATTGCCTCCGAGAACTACGCGAGCCCGCTGGTCATGGAAGCCCAGGGCAGTGTTCTCACGAACAAGTACGCCGAAGGCTATCCCGGCAAGCGCTACTACGGCGGCTGCGAATTCGTCGACGAAGCCGAGCGCCTGGCCATCGAGCGCGCCAAGCAGCTGTTCGGCGCCGACTACGCCAACGTCCAGCCGCACAGCGGCTCGCAGGCCAATGCTGCCGTCTACCTGGCGCTGGCCTCGCCCGGCGATACCATTCTCGGCATGAGCCTGGACCACGGCGGCCACCTGACCCACGGCGCCAAGGTCAACTTCTCCGGCAAGGTGTTCAATGCCGTGCAGTACGGGCTGGACCCGGAGACCGGCGAGATCGACTACAAGCAGGTGGACGAGCTCGCCCAGGAGCACAAGCCGAAGATCATCGTGGCCGGCTTCTCCGCGTACTCCCGTGTGGTGGACTGGGCCCGCTTCCGCGAGATCGCGGACAAGGTCGGTGCCTACCTGGTGGTGGACATGGCCCACGTCTCCGGTCTCATTGCCGCCGGCGTCTACCCGAACCCGGTGCCCTACGCCGATGCCTGCACCACCACCACCCACAAGACCCTGCGCGGCCCGCGCGGCGGCCTGATCGTCGCCCGCGACAACCCGGAGATCACCAAGAAGTTCCAGTCCCTGATCTTCCCGGGCACCCAGGGTGGTCCGCTGATGCACGTGATCGCGGCCAAGGCCGTGGCCTTCAAGGAAGCCCTGGGCTCCGACTTCGGCGCCTACCAGCAGCGCGTGGTGGATAACGCCCGCGCCATGGCGAAGACGGTGCAGGAGCGCGGCTACAACGTGGTCTCCGGCGGCACCGACAACCACCTGTTCCTGATCGATCTGGTGGACAAGGGCCTCACCGGCAAGGACGCGGATGCCGCGCTCGGCGAAGCGCACATCACGGTCAACAAGAACACCGTGCCCAATGATCCGCAGTCGCCGTTCGTCACCTCCGGCCTGCGTATCGGTACCCCGGCGATCACCACCCGCGGTTTCGATACCGAGGATGCCAGCCAGCTCGCCCACTGGATCTGCGACGTGCTGGACAACATCTCGGATCAGGGCGTCATCAGCCGTGTCCGGGAGCAGGTGGTCGACATCTGCCGCCGCAAGCCGGTGTACCAGGCCAACCAGGGCTGATCGGCCGCCATGCGCTGCCCGTACTGCCAGGCGCAGGACACCCGGGTCGTCGACTCCCGCCTCGCGCGGGAGGGCGACCAGGTGCGCCGTCGCCGGGAGTGCGGGCAGTGTGGTGAGCGCTTCACCACGTTCGAGTCCGCGGAGCTGTTGATGCCGCGGATGGTGAAGCAGGATGGCACCCGCGAGCCCTTCGACGAGGACAAGCTCCGCACCGGTATGCTCCGGGCGCTGGAGAAGCGGCCCGTGGACACGGACCGCATCGAAGCCGCCGTTCACCGCATTGTTCGGAACATTCGCGCCCAGGGCGAACGGGAGATCCCCACGCAGGATCTCGGCCACTGGGTCATGGAAGAGTTGCGGGAACTCGACAAGGTGGCGTTCGTCCGGTTTGCATCGGTCTACCGCAGCTTCGAGGACGTGAGCGCCTTCCGCGAGGTCATCGAGGGCCTGGAAGAGACGCCCCCGTCCTCTTCAGACTAGCGACACCTGCCGATGACCCCACCGCCGATCGACCACCGTTGTGCCAGTGATCACCGCTGGATGGCGCGCGCCCTGCAGCTGGCCAGGCACGGCCTGTGGACGGCCCGCCCCAATCCGCGGGTGGGCTGCGTGATCGTGCGCGATGGCGAGAACGTGGGAGAGGGCTGGCATGTGCGTGCCGGCGAAGCCCACGCTGAAGTGAACGCCCTGAACGCCGCCGGCGAGGCGGCAGCAGGGGCCACCGCCTACGTGACACTGGAGCCGTGTTCCCATCACGGCCGGACTCCGCCCTGCGTGGACGCCCTGATCGCCGCCGGCGTCAGCCGTGTGGTGGTCGCCGCAGCGGATCCCAACCCGGCCGTGTCCGGGCGTGGTCTTGCTCGCCTGCGCGAGGCGGGCATCCAGGTGACCGAGGGTGTCGCCGAGGGTAACGCCGTGGCGCTGAACGCCGGATTCATGCGGCGCATGACCGACGGCCGTCCCTGGGTGCGGGCCAAGCTGGCCGCGAGCCTGGATGGGCGCACGGCCATGGCGTCGGGTGAGAGCCGCTGGATCACCGGCAGCGCGGCCCGGGCCGATGTGCACCGCTGGCGGGCCCGTTCCTGCGCCGTGGTGACCGGCCGGGGCACGGTGGTGGCCGACGACCCGGCCATGACCGTGCGGGATGTGGCCGACCCCGCGTCCGTGCCGCCGCCCCTGCGCGTGGTGCTCGACAGCGGGCTGCGGATGCCGGCCGATGCGGCCATGCTCCGCCAGCCCGGGCCGGTTCTGATTCTCACGGCGAGCGATGACGCCCGCCGCCGGGCCGCCCTCGAGGCAGCCGGTGCCGAGGTGGAAAAACTGCCTGCCGGCCCCCATGGTCTGGACCTGGAGGCGGCGCTGCTCGCCCTCGGCCGCCGCCAGGTCAATGAAGTCCTGGTGGAGGCCGGGCCGACGCTGGTGGGCGCCTTCGTGGCGGCAGCGCTGGTGGATGAGCTGATTCTTTACCAGGCGCCCCATCTCATGGGGCACGAGGGGCGGGCGTTACTGCATCTCCCCGGGCTGGAGCGCATGGCCCAGCGGTTGCCGTTGCGATTACTGGATGTCCGCCAGCTCGGCGACGACATTCGCATTGTGGCGCGGCCGGATCACGGCCAGGAGGACTGACCATGTTTACCGGTATCATTCAGGCCGTGGGCGAAGTGGCCGCCCTGGAGCGGCGCGGCGACGACGCCCGTCTGCGCATTCGCACCGGTGACCTGCCCCTCGACGATGTGGCCATCGGTGACAGCATTGCCGTGAACGGCGTCTGTCTGACCGCCGTCGAGCTGCCCGGGGACGGTTTCAGTGCCGACGTCTCCGTGGAATCCCTGGACCGGACCAGCCTGGGTGGCCTGGGCGCGGGGAGCCGGGTCAATCTGGAGAAGGCGCTGACGCCGGCCACACCGCTCGGGGGGCACCTGGTCAGCGGTCACGTGGATGGCCTTGGCACCGTCGTGGAGCGCCGGCAGGACGGCCGCTCCTGGCGCTTTACCTTCCGTGCCCCGGACCGGCTGGCGCGCTACATTGCCGAAAAGGGGTCGATCTGTATCGACGGCGTCAGCCTGACCGTGAACGGGGTCGACGGCGCCTGTTTCGATGTCAATATCGTACCGCACACGATGGACGCGACCCGTTTCGGCGGGTATCGTCCCGGCCAGTCCGTCAATCTGGAAGTGGACGTTATTG encodes:
- the glyA gene encoding serine hydroxymethyltransferase; this translates as MFNSDLNIASFDPELWDSIQKETRRQEEHIELIASENYASPLVMEAQGSVLTNKYAEGYPGKRYYGGCEFVDEAERLAIERAKQLFGADYANVQPHSGSQANAAVYLALASPGDTILGMSLDHGGHLTHGAKVNFSGKVFNAVQYGLDPETGEIDYKQVDELAQEHKPKIIVAGFSAYSRVVDWARFREIADKVGAYLVVDMAHVSGLIAAGVYPNPVPYADACTTTTHKTLRGPRGGLIVARDNPEITKKFQSLIFPGTQGGPLMHVIAAKAVAFKEALGSDFGAYQQRVVDNARAMAKTVQERGYNVVSGGTDNHLFLIDLVDKGLTGKDADAALGEAHITVNKNTVPNDPQSPFVTSGLRIGTPAITTRGFDTEDASQLAHWICDVLDNISDQGVISRVREQVVDICRRKPVYQANQG
- the nrdR gene encoding transcriptional regulator NrdR, whose translation is MRCPYCQAQDTRVVDSRLAREGDQVRRRRECGQCGERFTTFESAELLMPRMVKQDGTREPFDEDKLRTGMLRALEKRPVDTDRIEAAVHRIVRNIRAQGEREIPTQDLGHWVMEELRELDKVAFVRFASVYRSFEDVSAFREVIEGLEETPPSSSD
- the ribD gene encoding bifunctional diaminohydroxyphosphoribosylaminopyrimidine deaminase/5-amino-6-(5-phosphoribosylamino)uracil reductase RibD, whose protein sequence is MTPPPIDHRCASDHRWMARALQLARHGLWTARPNPRVGCVIVRDGENVGEGWHVRAGEAHAEVNALNAAGEAAAGATAYVTLEPCSHHGRTPPCVDALIAAGVSRVVVAAADPNPAVSGRGLARLREAGIQVTEGVAEGNAVALNAGFMRRMTDGRPWVRAKLAASLDGRTAMASGESRWITGSAARADVHRWRARSCAVVTGRGTVVADDPAMTVRDVADPASVPPPLRVVLDSGLRMPADAAMLRQPGPVLILTASDDARRRAALEAAGAEVEKLPAGPHGLDLEAALLALGRRQVNEVLVEAGPTLVGAFVAAALVDELILYQAPHLMGHEGRALLHLPGLERMAQRLPLRLLDVRQLGDDIRIVARPDHGQED
- a CDS encoding riboflavin synthase; the protein is MFTGIIQAVGEVAALERRGDDARLRIRTGDLPLDDVAIGDSIAVNGVCLTAVELPGDGFSADVSVESLDRTSLGGLGAGSRVNLEKALTPATPLGGHLVSGHVDGLGTVVERRQDGRSWRFTFRAPDRLARYIAEKGSICIDGVSLTVNGVDGACFDVNIVPHTMDATRFGGYRPGQSVNLEVDVIARYLERLMLGDRAAEPGSAGMTREFLARSGFRAD